The Desulfonatronum sp. SC1 DNA segment CGGCCCATTTTTCCGGCGACAGCTCCGCGGTGAGTTCCAGAAGGTTGAACAAGGTCCGGGCGTCGCCGTTGGACAAACCGGCAAGAATTTCCAGGCTGGTCTCGGGAATGGCGGCCTCGAGGCTTTGGGCTCCGCGATTGGCCAGGATGGTCAGTTCCTGACGGTTCAACGGTCGCAGGCGCAGGACATGCATACGCGAGAGCAATTGCTTGGTCACGCTGAAAGACGGGTTTTCCGTGGTGGTGGCCAGCAGGGTGACTTCCCCGCTCTCCAGGATGGGCAGGAAGAAATCCTGCTGGGCCTTGGAAAACCGATGCAATTCGTCCAGCACCAGGATTTCCATGTTTTCCAGCTTCTTGCGCAGGTTGGCCAGTCCCACCTCCGGAGCACTCAGGCGCAGATAGGGCTTGTTGCGGGAGGTGGCCAGAAGCAGAGCCAGGGTGGATTTGCCGCAGCCCGGAGGGCCGAAAAGCAGCAGGCTGGGCATGCGCTTGGCTTGAAACAAGGCGTGCAGCCTGATCCGTAAATGATCCTGGCCGACAAAGTCCTCCAGTTTGGTCGGCCGGATGGCCGCGGCCAGGGGTTGCTGGAAACTCATCGTCCCTCCTTGTCGTCCCTGGAGAAGGGGGAAGAGGAAGGTCCCTCGGCACCTTCCCGATCAGCCGCTTCATCGGACGCCGTGTCGCTAGAGGAAGTAGACTGGTCCTTTTCGCCCGGCTCCGGAACGATCACTTCCACCTCTGAGAAATCGTAGGCAATATCTCCGGCGACCTCGAAGGCCTCCGGCTCGTTTCCGCCGTTCTTCTCCATGGGATCTCGCTCCTCTCCAACCGGCTCCGGAAAAAAATCTTGGGGCAGCAGATCCTGGGGCAATTCGATCTCCCAGACTGGCAGGCTTTCTTCGTTGGTTTCAGCTCCCTTGGAAAAACCGGGTTTTGCGTCGTCAGCGTGGCCGGTTATCGCCGCGTCGGCTTCTTCGGCTGAAACGACTTCAACATGGGGGGGGGCGGCCTCAAGGGATATATCCTCCGTCACGTCCAACTCGATCCGTGTATCCAGCGGGGCGACCTCGAAATTCTCTTGGCTCGATGCGGCAACGGAAGCAGCGGCAATCTCTTCGGAAACAGGAGGAATGTCTTCGGCAAGCGATAGTTCGGGATTTGTGACGGGAGGAGGCGTTTCCGCATGTATCAGGGACTTTTTATGCGGCGATGAGGCGATATCCGCCGCTTGTTCCTCGAAAGCGAAGTGTTCGGTGGTTCCGGCACCTGGTTCGAAAGCCATCGGCTTCGGGTTGGTTGAAGGCCCCGGTTCCGGCTCTGCTTCCGGTGGCTCGGAGGCGGAATCGAGCAGCCATTCATGTCCGGCTGATTGGAGCCAATTCAGGTTTAGGTCCGTGCGAATCGACTGCCAGTCGTAGCCGCATTTGGGACAATTCGCCAAGTGGTCGAAACTGGTATGCTTGCATTTTGGACAGTACATGGGGGCAGGCTCGCGGCGATGAAGGATTGTTGAAGGGAGTGTCAGACGTCAGGATTTTCTGGGGCTTCGGAGGCTTCGCCCTGGATGCGCCAGTAGCAAAGCCCGAGGCAGAGCAGGGCGGCGGTTTCCCAGCGCAAGGTGGACCGGCCCAGGGAGCGGGGCAGATAGCCGTTGTCCATAAAGGCTTGCGCTTCGCCTTCGGTCAATCCGCCTTCCGGACCAAGGACCAGGACCGTGGGGTCGGAACCTGGAAGTTGTCCGGGATCGAACAGGCCGCTCAAGGAAGCGTTTTCCCAGATCAAAAATTTTCCGGCCTCCGGAGTTGTTTGGGGAGAGGCGTGGTTGGACAAGCTGGAGCACAGGCGGATCACTTCTTCGGGTCCTCCGGGAATGGTGGTGATCGTGGGCAGCCAGGGATTGTCGCATTGCTTGGCCGCGTTGACCAGGAGATCGGTCCAGCTCTCCTTGGGTTGGTCCGGAACCTTTCCTTGACTGCGCGAGGCCTGCCAAAAAATCAACCCCGCGGCCCTCAGCTCCACGGCTTTTTCCAGGATCAACCCACGACGTGAAGCCTTGTTCCAGCCCAGGGCCAAGTGGATTTCCCGTCGCGGACGTGGAAACTTTTGCTGATCGAGAAGTTCCAAGCCGGCCGTTTTACGGTCCGCTGTTCGCACGAGAAACGTGCCGGTCCGTCCCTGACCGTCGAAAAGCCGCACGGTGGTTCCGGGACGAGTGCGTAAGACGGTGAGCAGATGGTGGGCTTCCGAACCTTCCAGTTGAAACGGTTCCCGCCATTGGTCCGGGGCTAGATATAGGGATTTCACGGCTTGGTGCGGAAAATCCGCCTATAGTTTTATTCGGGCGGTCCCTTGAGTGTAAAAAGGCAGGGTGGTGCGCCGTGCGGGCAACTCGGCCTTCCCGGTCCGGATCATGAATTCCGGATCATCGGCGAACCGGGTGTCCACGTAGGCCAGGGCCACTGCGTGTCCCAGGGACGGAGCGAAACTGCCGCTGGTGACCCGGCCTCGCGCGTCTCCGGATGTGCTGTAGACCATGTCTCCGTGGCGGGCGCTACGCCTGCCGGGGATGAGTAGCGGAATCAGGCGCTCCCGGACGTCCATCTGGCGTTCCTTGCCCACATAAGGGGTAGGGGAGGTGAGCAGGGCGGCGTACCCGGCCTCGGCCGGAGTATGATGCTCGTCCAGGTCCTGGCCGTACAGCGGCAGGCCCATTTCCAAACGCAGGGTATCCCGGGCGCCGAGTCCGGCCGGGCGCGCCCGGTCGTCTTGCAGGCAGGCTTCCCAGAACGCGAGAGCCGATGATGTCGGCAGATAGACTTCATACCCCAGCTCGCCGGTGTACCCTGTCCGGCTGATCAGAACGTCTTCGCCCTGAAACCGGTGGTGGCGAAAGGAGAAATATCCCAAGTCCCGCCAATCCCCCGGCACGACGCTTTGCAGCGCCTCCAGGGAAAGCGGACCTTGCAGGTCAATCTTCGCGGTCTGCTCCGAAACGTCCTCCAGAACCACCGTGGAAGGCAGGAGGTTTTTGATCCACTCCCGGTCATGGTCGATCCGGGCGGCGTTGACCACGAGCAGGAACCTGGTTTGCTCCAGCCGGTAGATGATCAGGTCGTCGAGAATTCCACCCTGTTGGTTCAACAGAAACCCGTACCCGGCTCTGCCTGGGCGCAGTTTGGGAAGATTGAGGGTTACGACGCGACCCAACGCTTCTTCCGCTTCCCCTCCGGAGACCAGAAACTCCCCCATGTGGCAGATGTCGAACACGGAAGCCCTTGTTCGCGTCTGTTCATGTTCGGCCAAAATCCCGGCGGCGTATTGCACCGGCAGATCCCATCCGGCAAACGGAA contains these protein-coding regions:
- a CDS encoding 16S rRNA (uracil(1498)-N(3))-methyltransferase, translating into MKSLYLAPDQWREPFQLEGSEAHHLLTVLRTRPGTTVRLFDGQGRTGTFLVRTADRKTAGLELLDQQKFPRPRREIHLALGWNKASRRGLILEKAVELRAAGLIFWQASRSQGKVPDQPKESWTDLLVNAAKQCDNPWLPTITTIPGGPEEVIRLCSSLSNHASPQTTPEAGKFLIWENASLSGLFDPGQLPGSDPTVLVLGPEGGLTEGEAQAFMDNGYLPRSLGRSTLRWETAALLCLGLCYWRIQGEASEAPENPDV
- the gcvT gene encoding glycine cleavage system aminomethyltransferase GcvT produces the protein MLKTPLHAWHSAHQGRMVPFAGWDLPVQYAAGILAEHEQTRTRASVFDICHMGEFLVSGGEAEEALGRVVTLNLPKLRPGRAGYGFLLNQQGGILDDLIIYRLEQTRFLLVVNAARIDHDREWIKNLLPSTVVLEDVSEQTAKIDLQGPLSLEALQSVVPGDWRDLGYFSFRHHRFQGEDVLISRTGYTGELGYEVYLPTSSALAFWEACLQDDRARPAGLGARDTLRLEMGLPLYGQDLDEHHTPAEAGYAALLTSPTPYVGKERQMDVRERLIPLLIPGRRSARHGDMVYSTSGDARGRVTSGSFAPSLGHAVALAYVDTRFADDPEFMIRTGKAELPARRTTLPFYTQGTARIKL